One window from the genome of Leuconostoc suionicum encodes:
- a CDS encoding VIT1/CCC1 transporter family protein — protein sequence MEKVKKHETMDERLNAIRAGVLGSNDGILTVVGVLFSVAAATTNQFAIFIAGLADLVACALSMASGEYASVSSQSDSEKVAVETEKELLKTDMRGQHRCVRDFYVERGVSEKTASVIADELLQKKPLETVLSVKYDITLGHYMSPWSAAWSSLFSAALGGAFPLLTLLIVSGKYQFIATIAATVVAVALTGFLSAKISNGLVKRAVIRNIIIGLITIAIHFGIGKIF from the coding sequence ATGGAAAAAGTAAAAAAACACGAAACCATGGATGAACGATTAAATGCTATTCGAGCGGGGGTTCTCGGGTCTAATGATGGTATATTAACTGTTGTTGGGGTTTTGTTTTCAGTGGCAGCAGCAACGACAAATCAATTTGCAATTTTTATTGCTGGGCTAGCGGACTTAGTGGCATGTGCTTTATCAATGGCTTCTGGAGAATACGCCTCTGTCAGTTCACAGTCAGATAGTGAAAAGGTGGCCGTTGAAACCGAAAAAGAATTGTTAAAGACTGATATGCGAGGGCAACACCGTTGTGTACGAGACTTTTACGTGGAACGTGGTGTGTCTGAAAAAACAGCCAGTGTGATAGCTGATGAACTATTGCAGAAAAAGCCTTTAGAAACAGTATTGAGTGTTAAGTATGATATCACACTGGGACACTATATGAGTCCATGGTCAGCTGCTTGGTCATCATTGTTTTCTGCAGCTTTAGGTGGTGCCTTCCCATTGTTGACGTTGTTAATTGTGTCAGGGAAGTATCAATTCATTGCTACAATTGCAGCAACTGTAGTAGCAGTTGCACTTACTGGATTCCTTAGTGCGAAAATTTCTAATGGCTTAGTTAAGCGTGCAGTTATTCGTAATATTATTATTGGTCTTATTACGATTGCAATCCATTTTGGCATAGGGAAAATATTCTAA
- a CDS encoding DUF1054 family protein, producing the protein MFRNSDFDIFEDKTLNGRMEKIKTIIDPKFEEFASIALPILNTDGQKWYAHVAKHLRRTTYAPDNTWVAFAPNKRGYKMLPHFELGIWEDNVYFYLAVEENMKPAQTDVITQKLREVSPLVSELPDSYRLSQDHMVNKTYSLLQYDDSVERYRSVKHSEVLIGVEIKRGDQLLDSDGIETALVLALKNLLPIYEKIK; encoded by the coding sequence ATGTTTCGAAACAGTGATTTTGATATTTTTGAAGATAAAACGTTAAATGGTCGAATGGAGAAAATAAAAACGATTATTGATCCAAAGTTTGAAGAGTTTGCGTCGATTGCGTTGCCTATATTGAATACAGATGGGCAAAAATGGTATGCACACGTAGCTAAGCATTTACGTAGAACAACTTATGCGCCGGATAATACGTGGGTAGCATTTGCGCCAAATAAGCGCGGTTATAAAATGTTACCACATTTTGAATTAGGTATTTGGGAAGATAATGTTTATTTTTATCTTGCTGTTGAAGAAAATATGAAACCTGCTCAAACCGACGTAATCACTCAAAAATTACGTGAGGTGAGCCCACTAGTGAGCGAATTGCCAGATTCATACCGATTAAGTCAAGATCACATGGTAAACAAAACATACTCACTATTACAATACGACGATTCAGTAGAACGTTATAGATCGGTTAAGCATAGTGAGGTATTGATTGGAGTAGAAATAAAACGTGGCGATCAACTTTTGGATAGCGATGGCATTGAAACTGCCTTGGTTCTAGCACTGAAAAATTTGTTACCCATCTACGAAAAGATTAAATAA
- a CDS encoding YihY/virulence factor BrkB family protein has protein sequence MNKKIMHKWRVLDARLKISTLSIFFTRSQIGYVGPTFAYYALLTVFPILMGAALIVSFTSISTADLLAMMRNVLPKNIENIVIPIMESVLSSRSTSLLSFSVLFTIWSISRVIAVFRQSFNAIADVKEHINSLFTRAFSFIWLLFILTLFALLMVGSNVLTIVIQHLPYSEWTNFLQHQTRWFIWLGIWLALVMMNFFLPAKDARAPFRFVLVGSFLELVMLNLLNRGFTFYAQFALGKYDFYQSVSSMIAMLIWLNLIATILVLGYVIIKWLSVINWRKEDVSKQ, from the coding sequence ATGAATAAGAAAATTATGCACAAATGGCGTGTTTTAGATGCACGATTAAAAATATCCACTTTAAGTATTTTTTTTACACGTTCACAAATTGGCTATGTTGGACCGACATTTGCTTATTATGCACTTTTAACAGTATTTCCTATATTGATGGGAGCAGCTTTAATTGTCTCTTTCACGAGTATCAGTACTGCTGATTTACTAGCAATGATGCGCAACGTGTTACCGAAAAATATTGAGAATATTGTGATTCCAATTATGGAATCCGTTTTATCGTCAAGAAGTACTTCGCTACTTTCTTTTTCCGTCCTGTTTACGATTTGGTCGATTTCACGTGTGATTGCGGTCTTTCGTCAGTCATTTAATGCCATTGCAGACGTTAAAGAACACATTAATAGTTTGTTCACACGAGCTTTTTCATTTATATGGTTGTTGTTTATCTTGACATTATTTGCTTTGTTAATGGTTGGTAGCAATGTTTTGACTATCGTCATTCAGCACTTGCCGTATTCAGAATGGACTAACTTTTTACAACATCAAACGCGCTGGTTTATATGGTTGGGTATTTGGCTAGCTTTGGTCATGATGAATTTTTTTCTGCCGGCAAAAGACGCCCGAGCACCATTTCGTTTTGTTTTAGTTGGCAGCTTTCTTGAATTAGTGATGTTGAATCTCCTGAATAGAGGATTCACGTTTTATGCTCAATTTGCTTTGGGGAAATATGATTTTTATCAATCCGTAAGTTCCATGATTGCAATGCTGATTTGGTTAAACTTAATTGCTACAATTTTGGTATTAGGTTATGTAATCATTAAATGGTTGTCAGTCATTAATTGGAGGAAAGAAGATGTTTCGAAACAGTGA
- a CDS encoding VIT1/CCC1 transporter family protein: MSEKTSFMQRNNIIRAAVMGANDGILSVSGIVLGVAGATSHISTILLAGFAGMLAGTVSMAMGEYVSVNSQHDAQEKVRQIQTRAVANDYDGEFEFVQKKYEETGISSTLAQQATQEMMSKDPLVTSVRERYGFSLNQELSAGHAALASLVSFPIGSILPMVAISIAPQGTREIATFIAVVVALAITGYAAARVNGANKKHSVIRNVIAGIFTMIVTFLIGSLFR, encoded by the coding sequence ATGTCTGAAAAAACAAGTTTTATGCAACGAAATAATATTATTCGTGCGGCAGTTATGGGTGCCAATGATGGTATTTTATCAGTATCTGGTATCGTGTTAGGTGTTGCGGGTGCCACAAGTCACATAAGTACGATTTTACTAGCGGGGTTTGCTGGTATGTTAGCTGGAACTGTGTCGATGGCAATGGGGGAATATGTTTCGGTCAATTCTCAACATGATGCACAAGAAAAAGTGCGTCAAATTCAGACTCGGGCTGTTGCAAATGATTACGATGGCGAATTTGAATTTGTACAAAAAAAATATGAAGAAACAGGTATATCATCAACGTTAGCTCAACAAGCTACGCAGGAGATGATGTCAAAAGATCCCTTGGTCACATCTGTCCGCGAACGCTATGGATTTTCTTTAAACCAAGAATTAAGTGCTGGCCACGCTGCTTTGGCGTCATTAGTTAGTTTCCCCATAGGATCAATATTACCAATGGTTGCTATTTCTATAGCACCTCAGGGAACGCGAGAAATCGCCACATTTATTGCTGTTGTTGTGGCATTAGCCATTACAGGATATGCAGCAGCTCGAGTAAATGGTGCCAATAAAAAACATTCCGTAATTCGTAATGTCATTGCCGGTATCTTTACAATGATTGTGACGTTCCTAATCGGTAGTTTGTTTAGATAA
- a CDS encoding Fur family transcriptional regulator — protein MTDQKLRTILQEHGLKATYQRMAVLEYLATNKTHPTAEMIHGDLNNISLATVYNTLDKLIETGLIIAIDIHDDGKRHFDYYGEPHYHIINQQTSEIIDADNFDMAPLFDAARKASGLNITGYHIEVFGVNPEDS, from the coding sequence ATGACTGATCAAAAATTGCGTACAATATTGCAAGAACACGGTTTAAAAGCTACGTATCAACGAATGGCTGTTTTAGAATATCTCGCTACAAATAAAACCCACCCCACAGCAGAAATGATTCACGGAGATCTAAATAATATTAGTTTGGCAACAGTTTATAACACACTTGATAAATTAATTGAAACTGGATTAATCATTGCTATAGACATTCATGATGATGGAAAACGTCACTTTGATTATTATGGTGAGCCACATTATCACATCATCAATCAGCAAACTAGTGAGATCATTGATGCAGATAATTTCGATATGGCTCCTTTGTTTGACGCAGCACGTAAAGCTAGCGGTTTAAATATTACAGGATATCATATTGAGGTCTTTGGGGTTAATCCAGAAGATTCGTAG
- a CDS encoding alpha/beta hydrolase: MKRKYKWLIGCLVFIAILLLSAGMYFFHVAEVRDVAADKPDKLRAKTNSLYHYEHDFLSREKQTWTQRTSDNLKLIAWYVPAEKKTSKTAILAHGWHNNKTTMAIYGELFHELGYNVLIPDNRAHGDSQGEMIGYGWLDRRDYIGWLNQILKKNGQKSDIVMYGMSMGAATVLSTSGESDLPNQVKAIIADSSYTSVLEEIKHEAGDMYGLPWFPLVNVVSGISKVRAGYSYEEASPLKQVAKNTRPTFFIQGGADTFVPTKMVYPLYNASKGPKQLWITKGSKHVQSFHDYPAAYRSKIKAFLEKYDK, encoded by the coding sequence ATGAAAAGAAAGTATAAGTGGTTAATTGGTTGTTTAGTTTTTATTGCTATTTTATTGTTATCAGCAGGTATGTATTTTTTTCATGTTGCTGAGGTCCGTGATGTAGCAGCAGATAAGCCTGACAAGTTACGCGCTAAAACAAATTCACTTTATCACTACGAACATGATTTTTTGTCTCGTGAAAAGCAAACATGGACACAAAGAACCTCTGATAATTTGAAACTAATTGCTTGGTACGTACCTGCTGAGAAAAAAACAAGTAAAACAGCTATTCTGGCTCACGGCTGGCACAACAATAAAACAACGATGGCCATATATGGTGAGCTATTCCATGAGCTGGGCTACAACGTACTAATTCCAGATAATCGTGCACACGGTGATTCACAGGGCGAAATGATTGGTTACGGTTGGCTAGATCGGCGAGATTATATTGGTTGGTTGAATCAAATTTTAAAAAAGAATGGTCAAAAATCAGATATTGTCATGTATGGTATGAGTATGGGTGCTGCTACTGTGTTATCAACTTCTGGTGAAAGTGATTTACCGAATCAGGTGAAAGCAATTATTGCTGATTCGTCCTACACAAGTGTTTTAGAAGAAATTAAGCATGAAGCAGGAGATATGTATGGCTTACCATGGTTTCCACTTGTTAATGTGGTCTCGGGTATTTCGAAGGTTCGGGCCGGATACTCATATGAAGAAGCTAGTCCTTTGAAACAAGTAGCCAAAAACACGCGCCCGACTTTTTTCATTCAAGGTGGGGCCGACACTTTTGTTCCAACCAAAATGGTTTACCCGCTGTACAATGCGTCTAAAGGACCAAAGCAGTTATGGATTACCAAGGGCTCAAAACATGTTCAAAGTTTTCATGACTATCCAGCCGCTTATAGAAGTAAAATAAAGGCATTTTTGGAAAAATATGATAAATAA